In Mycobacteriales bacterium, a single genomic region encodes these proteins:
- a CDS encoding VWA domain-containing protein codes for MSGGLLDREIRFHDALREAGIQVSLAEVLDSTRAMGAIDLLDREALRHAFAACVLKRPSQRTTFDTLFDLWWPPVIGDPTTQAYDGDAADGEGDGEEGGPADASLLREMLERLLLDGDEEALRRFARETVQQLGKADTAPGRQSWFSYRVLRSLSPETLVSSLLEALLQGQERGGLAEKVARQTITERIRQFQEMVEAEVRRRLAETRGVEQISKTAVQPLAEQVDFLRASRNDMAELRRQVFPLARRLATRLTARRRLGDSGRLDFRRTVRASLATGGVPLVTYHRPHKPHKPELTVLCDVSGSVAGFAHFTLMLAYALSEQFTKVRAFAFIDTCDEVSRFFTPGGDVADALSRMSAEAELVWFDGHSDYGHSIERFHEAYPDAVGPRTSLLILGDARNNYRATGAQTLKHLVAKSRHAYWLNPEPRAYWGSGDSATQQYSEVIEMVECRNAVQLEAFVQKLLPT; via the coding sequence GTGAGCGGCGGCCTGCTCGACCGCGAGATCCGCTTCCACGACGCCCTGCGCGAGGCGGGCATCCAGGTCTCGCTCGCCGAGGTCCTCGACTCCACCCGCGCGATGGGCGCGATCGACCTGCTCGACCGCGAGGCGCTGCGCCACGCCTTCGCTGCCTGCGTCCTCAAGCGACCCTCCCAGCGCACGACCTTCGACACCCTCTTCGACCTGTGGTGGCCACCGGTCATCGGGGACCCCACCACCCAGGCGTACGACGGGGACGCGGCCGACGGCGAGGGTGACGGCGAGGAGGGCGGGCCCGCCGACGCGTCGCTGCTGCGCGAGATGCTCGAGCGGCTGCTGCTCGACGGTGACGAGGAGGCGCTGCGGCGCTTCGCGCGCGAGACCGTGCAGCAGCTCGGCAAGGCCGACACCGCCCCGGGCCGGCAGTCGTGGTTCTCCTACCGGGTGCTGCGCTCGCTGTCGCCGGAGACGCTCGTGTCGTCGCTGCTCGAGGCGCTGCTGCAGGGCCAGGAGCGCGGCGGCCTCGCCGAGAAGGTCGCGCGCCAGACCATCACCGAGCGGATCCGGCAGTTCCAGGAGATGGTCGAGGCCGAGGTGCGCCGGCGGCTCGCCGAGACCCGCGGGGTCGAGCAGATCTCCAAGACCGCCGTGCAGCCGCTGGCCGAGCAGGTCGACTTCCTGCGCGCCTCGCGCAACGACATGGCCGAGCTGCGCCGCCAGGTCTTCCCGCTGGCCCGCCGGCTCGCGACCCGCCTCACCGCGCGCCGACGGCTGGGCGACTCGGGGCGCCTGGACTTCCGTCGTACGGTCCGTGCCTCTCTCGCCACCGGCGGCGTGCCGCTCGTGACCTACCACCGGCCCCACAAGCCCCACAAGCCCGAGCTCACCGTGCTCTGCGACGTCAGCGGCTCGGTCGCGGGCTTCGCGCACTTCACGCTGATGCTGGCCTACGCGCTGTCGGAGCAGTTCACCAAGGTGCGGGCCTTCGCCTTCATCGACACCTGCGACGAGGTCTCGCGCTTCTTCACCCCGGGCGGTGACGTCGCCGACGCGCTGTCGCGGATGTCGGCCGAGGCGGAGCTGGTGTGGTTCGACGGGCACAGCGACTACGGCCACTCGATCGAGCGCTTCCACGAGGCCTACCCGGACGCGGTCGGCCCGCGGACCTCGCTGCTCATCCTCGGCGACGCCCGCAACAACTACCGGGCCACCGGCGCGCAGACGCTGAAGCACCTGGTCGCGAAGTCGCGGCACGCCTACTGGCTCAACCCGGAGCCGCGGGCCTACTGGGGCAGCGGTGACAGTGCGACGCAGCAGTACTCCGAGGTCATCGAGATGGTCGAGTGCCGCAACGCCGTCCAGCTCGAGGCCTTCGTCCAGAAGCTCCTCCCGACCTGA
- a CDS encoding MoxR family ATPase, producing the protein MLQPQFASVADVKERLGAAGYLSDDAIATTVFLADRLGKPLLVEGPAGVGKTELAKAVATATGSELIRLQCYEGLDEARALYEWNYKKQLLRIQAAKDDSAWDEIHDDVFAEEFLLSRPLLTAIRRSDPTVLLIDETDKADVEVEGLLLEVLSDFQITIPELGTIKATRRPLVFLTSNATRELSEALKRRCLYLHLDYPSAEREKAIVLSRVPEVAEKLAEQLVRTVRALRALELKKSPSIAETIDWAQTLVALGLDTLDEAAVRDTLGVVLKHVSDHARATDQLKLN; encoded by the coding sequence GTGCTGCAGCCCCAGTTCGCGTCCGTCGCCGACGTCAAGGAGCGTCTCGGCGCGGCCGGCTACCTGTCTGACGACGCGATCGCCACCACCGTCTTCCTCGCCGACCGGCTCGGCAAGCCGCTGCTCGTCGAGGGCCCGGCAGGTGTCGGCAAGACCGAGCTCGCCAAGGCCGTCGCGACCGCGACGGGGTCGGAGCTGATCCGGCTGCAGTGCTACGAAGGCCTCGACGAGGCGCGCGCGCTCTACGAGTGGAACTATAAGAAGCAGTTGCTGCGCATTCAGGCCGCCAAGGACGACAGCGCCTGGGACGAGATCCACGACGACGTCTTCGCCGAGGAGTTCCTGCTCAGCCGCCCGCTGCTCACCGCGATCCGCCGCAGCGACCCGACCGTGCTGCTCATCGACGAGACCGACAAGGCCGACGTCGAGGTCGAGGGCCTGCTGCTCGAGGTGCTGTCGGACTTCCAGATCACCATCCCCGAGCTCGGCACCATCAAGGCCACCCGCCGCCCGCTCGTCTTCCTCACCTCCAACGCCACGCGTGAGCTGTCGGAGGCGCTCAAGCGCCGCTGCCTCTACCTGCACCTCGACTACCCGAGCGCCGAGCGCGAGAAGGCCATCGTGCTGAGCCGCGTGCCGGAGGTCGCCGAGAAGCTCGCCGAGCAGCTGGTCCGCACCGTGCGTGCGCTGCGGGCGCTCGAGCTGAAGAAGTCCCCGTCGATCGCGGAGACCATCGACTGGGCGCAGACCCTCGTCGCGCTCGGCCTCGACACCCTCGACGAGGCAGCGGTCCGCGACACCCTCGGGGTGGTGCTCAAGCACGTCAGCGACCACGCCCGCGCGACCGACCAGCTGAAGCTGAACTGA
- a CDS encoding RNA polymerase sigma factor, whose protein sequence is MDEPDESAGAPAPELTAWMAQDYARAYRTACLVLRNADEAEDAVQDAFLRVWRFRDAVPDGDGRRAWLYRVVVNACMSQVRARQSRTRLDDGDLGLEVLPDREPTPADAAERSVLAGTVLDALADLPEHLRVPVVLRYYSGLSEKEIAVAIDRRPGTVKSRLHDARQRLALDPRLSAWARDDHSETAPALEATR, encoded by the coding sequence GTGGACGAGCCGGACGAGTCAGCGGGTGCACCAGCGCCCGAGCTGACGGCCTGGATGGCGCAGGACTACGCGCGGGCCTACCGCACCGCGTGCCTCGTGCTGCGCAACGCCGACGAGGCCGAGGACGCCGTGCAGGACGCGTTCCTGCGGGTGTGGCGGTTCCGCGACGCCGTGCCCGACGGGGACGGCCGGCGGGCCTGGCTCTACCGCGTCGTCGTCAACGCCTGCATGTCGCAGGTCCGCGCCCGCCAGTCGCGGACCCGGCTCGACGACGGCGACCTCGGCCTCGAGGTGCTGCCCGACCGCGAGCCGACACCGGCCGACGCGGCCGAGCGGTCCGTGCTCGCCGGCACCGTGCTCGACGCCCTCGCCGACCTGCCCGAGCACCTGCGGGTGCCGGTGGTCCTGCGCTACTACTCCGGGCTGTCGGAGAAGGAGATCGCCGTCGCGATCGACCGCCGCCCCGGCACCGTCAAGAGCCGGCTGCACGACGCGCGGCAGCGCCTCGCCCTCGACCCACGGCTGTCCGCCTGGGCGCGCGACGACCACTCCGAGACCGCACCCGCCCTGGAGGCGACCCGATGA